One Kryptolebias marmoratus isolate JLee-2015 linkage group LG21, ASM164957v2, whole genome shotgun sequence DNA segment encodes these proteins:
- the atp6v1ab gene encoding V-type proton ATPase catalytic subunit A — protein sequence MDMSKLPKIRDEERESQFGYVHGVSGPVVTATAMAGAAMYELVRVGHSELVGEIIRLEGDMATIQVYEETSGVSVGDPVLRTGKPLSVELGPGIMGSIFDGIQRPLKDINDLTKSIYIPRGVNIGALNRDLKWEFSPSKSLRVGSHITGGDIYGMVYENSLIRHKIMLPPKNRGTVTYVAPPGNYDISDVVMELEFEGVKEKFTMVQVWPVRQVRPVTEKLPANHPLLTGQRVLDALFPCVQGGTTAIPGAFGCGKTVISQSLSKYSNSDVIIYVGCGERGNEMSEVLRDFPELTMEVDGKTESIMKRTALVANTSNMPVAAREASIYTGITLSEYFRDMGYNVSMMADSTSRWAEALREISGRLAEMPADSGYPAYLGARLASFYERAGRVKCLGNPEREGSVSIVGAVSPPGGDFSDPVTSATLGIVQVFWGLDKKLAQRKHFPSVNWLISYSKYTRALDEYYDKHFPEFVPLRTKAKEILQEEEDLAEIVQLVGKASLAETDKITLEVAKLIKDDFLQQNGYTPYDRFCPFYKTVGILSNMIAFYDMARHAVETTAQSDNKITWAMIREHMGEILYKISSMKFKDPVKDGEAKIKAEYGQLLEDMQNAFRTLEE from the exons ATGGACATGTCCAAGCTGCCCAAGATCAGGGATGAGGAGCGGGAGAGCCAGTTCGGATACGTGCACGGCGTCTCCGGGCCAG TGGTGACGGCCACGGCCATGGCGGGAGCGGCCATGTACGAGCTGGTCCGCGTGGGCCACAGCGAGCTGGTGGGGGAGATCATCAGGCTGGAGGGAGACATGGCCACCATCCAGGTCTACGAGGAGACGT CTGGTGTGTCGGTGGGAGACCCTGTGCTGCGGACAGGGAAGCCCCTCTCCGTCGAGCTGGGTCCAGGGATCATGGGGTCCATCTTTGATGGCATCCAGCGACCCCTGAAGGACATCAACGACCTCACGAAGAGTATCTACATCCCCAGAGGAGTCAACATCGGAGCCCTGAATCGAGACCTCAAGTGGGAGTTCTCTCCCAGCAAGAGCCTGCGG GTTGGAAGTCACATCACAGGAGGAGATATCTACGGCATGGTCTACGAGAACTCCCTCATCAGGCACAAGATCATGCTGCCCCCTAAGAACAGAGGAACCGTCACCTACGTGGCTCCACCTGGAAATTATGACATTTCT GATGTGGTGATGGAGCTGGAGTTCGAGGGCGTGAAGGAGAAGTTCACCATGGTGCAGGTGTGGCCTGTCAGGCAGGTGAGGCCCGTCACGGAGAAGCTGCCCGCCAATCACCCGCTGCTGACTGGACAGAGGGTGCTGGACGCCCTTTTCCC ATGTGTGCAGGGGGGAACCACGGCCATTCCAGGAGCCTTTGGCTGCGGGAAGACGGTCATCTCTCAGTCCCTGTCCAAATACTCCAACAGCGACGTCATTATTTATGTAGGCTGCGGGGAGCGTGGGAACGAGATGTCAGAAGTGCTGAGAGACTTCCCCGAG CTCACCATGGAAGTGGATGGGAAAACGGAGAGCATCATGAAGAGAACAGCCCTGGTGGCCAACACCTCCAACATGCCCGTCGCTGCCAGAGAGGCCTCCATCTACACAG GAATCACATTGTCGGAGTATTTCCGAGACATGGGGTACAACGTGAGCATGATGGCCGACTCCACCTCCCGTTGGGCCGAGGCTCTCAGGGAGATTTCTGGCCGTCTGGCTGAGATGCCTGCTG ACAGTGGATATCCTGCCTACCTGGGCGCCCGGCTCGCCTCCTTCTACGAGCGCGCTGGACGAGTCAAGTGTCTCGGCAACCCAGAGAGGGAGGGGAGCGTCAGCATTGTGGGCGC CGTGTCGCCTCCCGGTGGTGACTTCTCAGATCCTGTCACTTCAGCCACGCTCGGCATCGTTCAG GTGTTCTGGGGTCTGGATAAGAAGCTGGCCCAGAGGAAGCACTTCCCCTCCGTCAACTGGCTCATCAGCTACAGCAAGTACACCCGGGCTCTGGACGAGTATTACGACAAGCACTTCCCGGAGTTCGTGCCCCTGCGCACCAAGGCGAAGGagatcctgcaggaggaggaggacctggCCGAGATCGTGCAGCTCGTTGGAAAG GCTTCGCTGGCAGAAACCGATAAGATCACGCTGGAAGTGGCCAAACTGATTAAAGACgacttcctgcagcagaacgGTTACACTCCTTACGACAG GTTCTGTCCTTTCTACAAAACGGTGGGCATCCTGTCCAACATGATCGCGTTCTACGACATGGCCCGGCACGCGGTGGAGACCACAGCTCAGAGCGACAACAAGATCACCTGGGCCATGATCCGCGAGCACATGGGAGAAATCCTCTACAAGATCAGCTCCATGAAGTTCAAG GACCCGGTGAAGGACGGCGAGGCCAAGATCAAGGCCGAGTACGGCCAGCTGTTGGAGGACATGCAGAACGCCTTCCGCACGCTGGAGGAGTAG
- the LOC108230488 gene encoding basic helix-loop-helix domain-containing protein USF3, whose amino-acid sequence MPEMTETQTPGRKPKKKKNKESHNAVERHRKEKINAGINRIGSLLPCSQALKQSKNMILDQAFRYITELKKQNDAMILDGGDKVQAEEIRRLRRQLEELRKESAHYIELLKGHDINILEDPTIHWKGKQRCAKVAKVTPIHELPKGIVVCSNSTVKGPAGKQTSPLKPPSETLILQPPAEARLRVNGALLQVKTSSSTPALLPGSAAAPPQSTPGPRVIEQCVVDTSAAAPPLPPSVSYITLQIPAATTSLPQQAQPAAPVQTITIAATSASHHPTESAAPPVSAHPTLIQTVAKTTSEVCSLVTQNTAVRTACYTAIPSNQTLLRAAGSTQTTWTTLQMAGNTVHPVCQSLPSPEVSSAAQAVQQVTVCPVGSKPSVCPIQIQMPVQQTPITGHIQAHPLIKPPHLQPAVQTQAQPQCAVLPQSAIVPQPAVVAHPAVMSQPQPAVLQPATLVPHPPATLIPQPQPALVPQPQATVLPLLQTMQVLQVNAAAAAASGVTAPQNTNNPSLVILQQASACPAQPVVREEMTNQTPCQHIVIIQAPSQAASAPQNPQVGMVPAAVPAASTQTPTTSNSVSAPPLQSVGGKQLVHILPRPVQPQVNHPRQVSQASSSPPVPTTPQTITVNGQVFALQPVKTSDKSSSQGGQSTLQLVQPTTSEEPTTNVALNSLGALSSLNQSISQGIPLSSQSSCQPLPAPLSAGQQQPPAPAPNSGAALVLPAQQLQVPCVNPVSSGQALNAPKPSGKKARAVLNTKRVATKKTKSAKKKELNPAQVAAAPVTPAATTGDSQTVQASLSQALQSSPVKGTNVLPTCTANVTTAESSGGLGCVTSAQNTKQLIVSSSSSGTAVLGQPQSQDKSSVSASQSESVLTQTITSNVTTAATATKTSVKPSDSSALVAESKPASVSVTKPSVLDVKLTTASTITVTTQSKSAVSAALSKQNKPMTSSAVVSEARHTSAGDSGGLTQVCASSVTATAPSSLNQNTHTVSQCLSQESKTQDPLACSKAESQPAALSSVSTAAALSSPAAGYSASHGAVAASATSSELRKKAAAPRAPLQHPEVTMSQPSSCHPAEVKPPQAARVDSGAQGERHSSSSEKESFVAVTSEAPSRKDFALPQPVYTNLDDQSLENPMTSSRQTDSPTAAGAGSGRGFSVASMLPQGQSIAGSSGSFGTFTFTSEQAEILAMAILEQDSPGRRSGSCSGDNNSSTNATWDSPKLPPVSTSKDRGSAGQQAKMTKPMDPGPVTHAEMSVRGQTGEGSVSRPNGSRHPQNISYSQPQPVPQAQSSAQTGTVASLSVNNLIRPSSSHQPYPSSPSLAAQQGSVSSPVGTSAHMSQASNKSLSPCSGPGHVAEYTTLKTSSIRTQAGNVVAERQVKIISKRQAQEEVMLNTGKRPKPCPPPVNPVSHMDVKAPEHSQMMVPQLPSTSSAVLTRISSESGGPLFSTNSFMSAAVRPLEGHCPPQGPPEQNQSGVLKVPQGHPQHIVGQPGQHLGGNLYMKQQQEQQRHHLYHLQHHLSQPDPAQRHSLHQRALQQQQQEQQQKKRGIVRGGQTGSPAGLQQKHHLEKPGIQQHSHQQQQQHQQQTQQHPQQSHQQSQQHQQPTQHQASHPQQHQQHQQPPPQAQHQQQQQQLQQQQQQSAHSRHPQHLQQQIQQQQQLFRQQEKTCEAQSVGSRAHHSSHMAPQDHLKTGQDHNAMQRMMSSRSLEQQLISPPSNPVSRPSELSCAPSRQERHRISDYSAEALLSKSSTSGEQQQQQRIALHLQPGRGTAQEQPDLRGYLDASRGKAGLPHNPQNRLPPEHPASGDVQRGSECQPFKAMGGGGGAHQLGGFEAQVSRGNEMASKSVPPSQRGLQGQQQGGFRMSVGPVTDGRNRGGYSGAHPGPQGVQVGPALPREQEGCHQSFMQSLLSPHLPEQNNHQRAVQCCPPVSMEYGCVPGSSSGDIQAKASSPSVPQSQKAPAMRLPESNKGHIPQVSSNMHTGPGVRAGLPHPPAPHSSSEPGRSSAISRPPAAVSQHSRHIPRDAQPTKLRPSERPRSGALRPTNPFEPEGHLPLLSRPQSGGEPRRSTIVRFMADSAQVPSENNLVSEQHLTQNFGFPFISEGGMNPPPPINANSTFIPPVSQPSSSRTPSLLPVEPQNTLPSFYPPYSPAAHPSLPSDVTLQYFPNQMFTSPSADKGSAPPLNNRFGSILSPPRPVGFGQASFPLLPEMPPMPSSGITPHISSFSLTSLFPDIAAGMPSDGSAMPMSPLLSLSNPSSADSGKQPNRPAHNISHILGHDGSSAV is encoded by the exons ATGCCAGAGATGACTGAAACTCAAACACCTGGTCGTAAACCCAA aaagaagaaaaacaaagaatctcACAATGCAG ttgagagacacagaaaagagaaaattaacGCAGGGATTAATCGTATTGGCAGTCTCCTGCCGTGTTCCCAGGCACTTAAACAG AGTAAGAACATGATATTAGACCAAGCTTTTCGCTACATCACTgaactgaagaaacaaaatgatgcaatgaTTCTGGACGGAGGAGATAAAGTCCAAG CAGAGGAGATTCGTCGGCTGCGGCgccagctggaggagctgagaaAAGAAAGTGCTCACTACATCGAGCTCCTCAAAGGTCACGATATCAACATCCTAGAGGACCCCACGATCCACTGGAAGGGCAAGCAGCGCTGCGCCAAAGTGGCAAAAGTCACCCCCATCCACGAGCTCCCGAAGGGGATTGTCGTGTGTTCCAACAGCACCGTGAAGGGACCTGCAGGCAAACAGACGAGCCCGCTGAAGCCGCCCTCTGAAACTTTAATTCTTCAGCCGCCAGCTGAGGCCAGGTTAAGAGTTAACGGAGCTCTGCTGCAAGTTAAAACATCCTCCTCCACTCCTGCACTCCTCCCAGGGTCAGCCGCCGCTCCCCCTCAGTCTACCCCAGGTCCAAGAGTGATAGAGCAGTGTGTGGTCGATACATCGGCTGCAGCCCCCCCTCTGCCGCCTTCTGTGTCTTACATCACGCTCCAGATCCCCGCAGCCACAACATCTCTGCCCCAGCAAGCACAGCCTGCCGCCCCAGTTCAGACCATTACTATAGCAGCTACTTCAGCGTCTCATCATCCCACTGAGAGCGCTGCTCCACCTGTGTCCGCACACCCTACACTTATCCAAACTGTAGCCAAAACAACTTCAGAGGTTTGCTCTTTGGTCACTCAGAACACAGCTGTCAGGACTGCGTGTTACACCGCCATCCCGAGCAATCAGACCCTTCTTAGAGCTGCAGGCAGCACACAGACTACCTGGACAACACTGCAAATGGCAGGGAACACGGTGCACCCGGTCTGTCAGAGTCTGCCCTCTCCAGAGGTCAGCAGCGCTGCCCAGGCTGTCCAGCAGGTGACTGTGTGTCCGGTGGGCAGCAAACCCTCCGTTTGTCCCATTCAGATTCAAATGCCTGTACAGCAGACTCCCATTACAGGTCACATTCAAGCACATCCTCTGATAAAACCACCCCATCTGCAGCCTGCTGTTCAAACCCAAGCGCAGCCTCAGTGTGCAGTTCTTCCCCAGTCGGCTATAGTGCCGCAGCCAGCTGTGGTGGCCCACCCAGCTGTCATGTCACAGCCCCAACCTGCTGTGCTTCAGCCGGCGACATTAGTCCCGCACCCCCCAGCGACCCTAATCCCACAGCCTCAACCAGCTCTGGTGCCCCAGCCGCAGGCCACTGTCCTCCCTCTCCTTCAGACCATGCAGGTGCTGCAGGTCAACGCAGCTGCAGCAGCGGCCTCGGGTGTAACGGCACCTCAGAACACAAACAATCCAAGCCTCGTGATCCTGCAGCAGGCCAGCGCCTGCCCTGCCCAGCCAGTCGTGAGGGAGGAAATGACCAATCAGACACCTTGTCAGCATATAGTAATCATCCAAGCACCCAGCCAGGCTGCATCTGCTCCTCAGAACCCTCAGGTTGGGATGGTTCCTGCTGCGGTTCCTGCTGCCTCCACTCAAACACCCACTACAAGCAATTCAGTGTCGGCCCCTCCTTTACAAAGTGTCGGGGGAAAGCAGCTGGTGCACATTCTCCCTCGACCTGTCCAGCCTCAAGTAAACCATCCTCGACAGGTGAGCCAGGCGTCCTCCTCTCCACCGGTTCCTACGACCCCACAGACTATCACTGTGAATGGTCAGGTGTTTGCCCTGCAGCCCGTGAAGACCTCTGACAAATCCAGCTCTCAGGGTGGCCAGAGTACCCTCCAGCTGGTCCAGCCCACCACATCTGAGGAACCAACTACTAATGTGGCCCTCAACAGTTTAGGAGCCCTTAGTAGTCTCAACCAGAGCATATCGCAAGGCATCCCTCTGTCTAGTCAGAGCAGCTGTCAGCCTCTTCCTGCTCCGTTATCAGCAGGACAGCAGCAGCCTCCTGCTCCAGCACCCAACTCCGGAGCCGCTCTTGTTCTACCTGCCCAGCAGCTCCAGGTCCCGTGTGTGAACCCAGTCAGCTCAGGGCAAGCGCTTAATGCGCCCAAGCCCTCGGGAAAGAAGGCCCGcgcagttttaaacacaaagagagtGGCAACTAAAAAGACTAAATCTGCAAAGAAGAAGGAGCTCAATCCTGCACAGGTTGCTGCTGCTCCTGTCACGCCTGCAGCTACCACAGGAGACAGCCAGACAGTTCAGGCTTCTTTATCTCAAGCTTTACAGTCGTCACCTGTCAAAGGAACAAACGTTCTCCCGACGTGCACTGCAAACGTTACCACTGCGGAAAGCAGCGGCGGTTTAGGCTGCGTTACATCGGCACAGAACACCAAGCAGCTGATTGTGAGCAGTTCATCTAGTGGCACTGCTGTTCTTGGTCAGCCTCAGTCACAGGATAAAAGCTCTGTCAGTGCATCTCAGAGCGAGTCAGTGTTAACTCAAACCATCACTAGTAATGTCACAACTGCAGCTACCGCCACTAAAACATCAGTCAAGCCATCAGACAGCTCAGCtttggtagctgagagtaaaCCAGCTTCAGTTTCTGTAACCAAACCCTCAGTTCTAGATGTTAAACTGACAACTGCGAGTACAATTACTGTCACAACACAAAGTAAGTCAGCAGTCAGCGCCGCCctttctaaacaaaacaaacccatgaCCAGTTCTGCAGTTGTCTCTGAGGCACGGCACACATCTGCCGGAGATTCTGGGGGTTTGACTCAAGTCTGTGCCAGCAGCGTCACCGCCACTGCACCGTCATCTTTAAACCAGAATACCCACACGGTCTCGCAGTGCCTTTCCCAGGAATCGAAAACTCAAGACCCGCTGGCTTGCAGTAAAGCAGAGTCCCAGCCCGCTGCATTGTCCTCTGtatccacagctgcagcactgTCCTCGCCCGCAGCAGGTTATTCTGCTTCCCACGGCGCCGTCGCAGCCTCCGCAACGAGTTCGGAGCTTAGGAAAAAGGCCGCTGCTCCAAGAGCTCCACTGCAGCACCCTGAGGTCACCATGTCCCAGCCGTCTTCGTGCCATCCTGCAGAAGTGAAGCCGCCTCAGGCAGCAAGAGTTGACAGCGGCGCTCAAGGCGAGAGGCATTCCTCGTCATCGGAGAAGGAGAGCTTCGTGGCAGTGACTTCTGAGGCTCCGTCAAGGAAAGACTTTGCATTACCTCAGCCGGTGTACACCAACCTGGATGATCAGTCTTTGGAGAACCCCATGACGTCCAGCAGGCAGACCGACTCCCCCACGGCCGCAGGGGCTGGGAGCGGGCGAGGATTCTCTGTGGCGTCCATGCTTCCCCAGGGCCAGAGCATCGCTGGGTCCTCTGGCTCCTTCGGAACATTTACATTCACTTCTGAGCAGGCGGAGATCCTGGCCATGGCTATTCTGGAGCAGGACAGTCCTGGAAGGAGGAGCGGCAGCTGCTCTGGGGACAACAACTCCTCGACCAATGCCACATGGGACTCCCCCAAACTCCCACCGGTGTCTACAAGCAAAGACAGAGGCTCAGCTGGGCAGCAAGCTAAAATGACCAAGCCCATGGACCCAGGACCGGTTACACACGCTGAGATGTCTGTCAGAGGACAGACTGGGGAGGGGTCTGTCAGTAGGCCAAATGGAAGCAGACATCCCCAAAATATTTCCTACTCCCAGCCTCAGCCTGTTCCCCAGGCCCAGAGCTCGGCACAGACTGGGACAGTGGCCAGCCTCAGCGTGAATAACCTGATCAGGCCCAGCTCCAGCCACCAGCCCTATCCCAGCTCCCCCAGTCTTGCTGCTCAGCAGGGCTCGGTCTCCTCCCCGGTGGGCACCTCGGCTCATATGTCCCAAGCCTCAAACAAGTCCCTCTCGCCCTGTTCAGGTCCCGGCCATGTAGCCGAGTACACCACCTTAAAGACTTCATCAATAAGGACTCAGGCTGGAAATGTTGTGGCCGAGCGACAAGTGAAGATCATCTCCAAAAGGCAGGCCCAGGAAGAAGTTATGCTGAACACAGGAAAACGACCCAAACCCTGCCCCCCGCCAGTCAATCCTGTTAGCCACATGGATGTGAAAGCACCAGAGCACAGTCAGATGATGGTGCCACAGCTGCCGTCCACCTCCTCCGCTGTCCTGACAAGGATCAGTTCAGAAAGCGGAGGCCCTCTCTTCTCCACAAACTCCTTTATGAGTGCAGCGGTGCGTCCCTTGGAGGGCCACTGCCCACCTCAAGGGCCTCCGGAGCAGAACCAGTCAGGGGTGCTTAAAGTGCCTCAGGGTCACCCGCAGCATATTGTAGGCCAGCCTGGGCAGCATCTGGGAGGGAACCTTTACATGAAGCAGCAGCAAGAGCAACAGAGGCACCATCTGTACCATTTGCAGCACCACTTGTCGCAGCCGGACCCTGCACAGCGCCATTCCCTACACCAGAGggcgctgcagcagcagcagcaggagcaacAACAGAAGAAACGAGGGATCGTCAGAGGCGGTCAGACCGGCTCACCTGCCGGGCTGCAACAGAAGCATCACCTGGAAAAGCCTGGAATTCAGCAGCAttcccatcagcagcagcagcagcatcaacaGCAAACCCAGCAGCATCCGCAGCAGTCCCACCAACAATCACAGCAGCATCAACAACCGACGCAACACCAAGCATCTCATCCACAACAGCACCAACAACACCAACAGCCTCCCCCCCAGGcacagcatcagcagcagcagcagcagctacagcagcagcagcagcagagcgcTCACTCCAGACACCCACAGCATCTGCAGCAACagatccagcagcagcagcagctcttcaggcAACAAGAGAAAACCTGTGAAGCCCAATCAGTGGGCTCCAGGGCCCACCACAGCAGCCACATGGCCCCGCAGGACCACCTCAAG ACCGGTCAGGACCATAACGCCATGCAGAGGATGATGAGCTCCCGGAGCCTGGAGCAGCAGCTCATCTCTCCTCCCAGTAATCCGGTGTCTCGTCCGTCCGAGCTGTCCTGCGCTCCGTCTCGTCAGGAGCGGCACCGCATCTCGGACTACTCGGCCGAGGCGCTCCTCAGCAAGAGCTCCACGAGCggcgagcagcagcagcaacagcgcATAGCCCTGCACCTTCAGCCTGGCCGCGGCACCGCTCAGGAGCAGCCGGACCTCCGCGGTTACCTGGACGCGTCACGAGGGAAGGCCGGCCTTCCGCACAACCCGCAGAACCGCCTCCCGCCCGAGCATCCTGCTTCTGGCGATGTCCAGCGGGGCTCCGAGTGTCAGCCCTTCAAGGCGATGGGCGGCGGAGGGGGGGCGCACCAGCTCGGTGGTTTTGAGGCTCAAGTCTCTCGCGGGAACGAAATGGCGTCCAAGTCGGTGCCTCCCTCCCAGAGGGGCCTCCAGGGGCAGCAGCAGGGGGGGTTCAGGATGAGCGTTGGCCCCGTGACAGACGGAAGAAATCGCGGAGGCTACAGTGGAGCTCATCCTGGCCCTCAGGGAGTGCAAGTCGGGCCCGCGCTGCCCCGGGAGCAGGAAGGATGTCACCAGAGTTTCATGCAGAGCCTCCTCTCCCCCCACCTCCCTGAGCAGAACAACCACCAGCGAGCGGTGCAGTGCTGCCCCCCGGTCAGCATGGAGTACGGCTGCGTGCCTGGGAGCAGCTCAGGAGACATTCAGGCCAAGGCTTCCAGCCCGAGCGTGCCTCAGTCTCAGAAGGCCCCAGCTATGCGCCTCCCAGAGAGCAACAAGGGCCACATTCCTCAGGTCAGCAGTAATATGCACACGGGCCCCGGCGTCCGGGCGGGTCTGCCCCACCCTCCGGCTCCGCACAGCAGCTCGGAGCCCGGCCGCTCGTCGGCCATCTCCAGACCGCCTGCCGCCGTCAGCCAGCACTCTCGTCACATTCCCCGGGACGCTCAGCCCACCAAGCTGCGGCCCAGTGAGCGGCCTCGGTCGGGCGCCCTGAGGCCGACCAACCCCTTTGAGCCCGAGGGCCACCTGCCTCTGCTGAGCCGCCCACAGTCCGGAGGGGAGCCCAGACGCAGCACCATCGTGCGCTTCATGGCGGACAGCGCGCAGGTTCCCAGCGAGAACAACTTGGTATCTGAGCAGCACCTGACGCAGAACTTCGGTTTCCCCTTCATTTCAGAGGGCGGGATGAATCCTCCGCCTCCCATCAATGC
- the naa50 gene encoding N-alpha-acetyltransferase 50 isoform X1 translates to MKGSRIELGDVTPHNIKQLKRLNQVIFPVSYNDKFYKDVLEVGELAKLAYFNDIAVGAVCCRVDHSQNQKRLYIMTLGCLAPYRRLGIGTKMLNHVLNICEKDGTFDNIYLHVQISNESAIDFYQKFGFEIIETKKNYYKRIEPADAHVLQKSLRSPCAPPSGELQKAE, encoded by the exons atgaaagg tagccggATCGAGCTGGGGGACGTTACGCCTCACAACATTAAGCAACTCAAACGCCTGAACCAAGTCATCTTCCCGGTCAGCTACAACGACAAGTTTTACAAGGATGTGCTGGAAGTGGGAGAGCTCGCAAAGCTAG CGTATTTTAATGACATTGCAGTGGGAGCCGTGTGCTGCAGAGTAGATCACTCTCAGAACCAGAAGAGGCTCTACATCATGACACTTGGTTGTCTAGCGCCCTATCGTAGACTTGGAATCG GTACGAAGATGCTTAATCATGTCCTGAACATCTGTGAGAAGGACGGGACTTTTGACAACATTTACCT tcATGTGCAGATCAGCAACGAGTCGGCCATCGACTTCTACCAGAAGTTTGGCTTCGAGATCATCGAGACAAAAAAGAATTACTACAAGAGGATAGAGCCCGCAGACGCCCACGTGCTGCAGAAGAGCCTGCGCAGTCCGTGCGCGCCGCCCAGCGGCGAGCTCCAGAAGGCGGAGTAG
- the naa50 gene encoding N-alpha-acetyltransferase 50 isoform X2, whose amino-acid sequence MKGRIELGDVTPHNIKQLKRLNQVIFPVSYNDKFYKDVLEVGELAKLAYFNDIAVGAVCCRVDHSQNQKRLYIMTLGCLAPYRRLGIGTKMLNHVLNICEKDGTFDNIYLHVQISNESAIDFYQKFGFEIIETKKNYYKRIEPADAHVLQKSLRSPCAPPSGELQKAE is encoded by the exons atgaaagg ccggATCGAGCTGGGGGACGTTACGCCTCACAACATTAAGCAACTCAAACGCCTGAACCAAGTCATCTTCCCGGTCAGCTACAACGACAAGTTTTACAAGGATGTGCTGGAAGTGGGAGAGCTCGCAAAGCTAG CGTATTTTAATGACATTGCAGTGGGAGCCGTGTGCTGCAGAGTAGATCACTCTCAGAACCAGAAGAGGCTCTACATCATGACACTTGGTTGTCTAGCGCCCTATCGTAGACTTGGAATCG GTACGAAGATGCTTAATCATGTCCTGAACATCTGTGAGAAGGACGGGACTTTTGACAACATTTACCT tcATGTGCAGATCAGCAACGAGTCGGCCATCGACTTCTACCAGAAGTTTGGCTTCGAGATCATCGAGACAAAAAAGAATTACTACAAGAGGATAGAGCCCGCAGACGCCCACGTGCTGCAGAAGAGCCTGCGCAGTCCGTGCGCGCCGCCCAGCGGCGAGCTCCAGAAGGCGGAGTAG